Proteins encoded within one genomic window of Kibdelosporangium phytohabitans:
- a CDS encoding enoyl-CoA hydratase/isomerase family protein → MADESGVTLVRDGSVATITMTSAALTTRVKTDLADAVTEVGQDSSVRAVVLTGSGKAFSVGQDLKEHAQALHADAATALDTVKQHYNPIVLGLVSMPKPVIASINGLCVGAGLGFALACDLRIASSAAKFGTAFTAIGLSTDSGLSVTLARAVGAARASELVLRANTFSAADALNWGIVGQLAEPDDLAAETAELARKFADGPTLAYAEAKAAMAVSLRQALEIEAAGQTRLGVTVDHRNAVDAFLAKEVPKFEGR, encoded by the coding sequence ATGGCCGATGAAAGCGGTGTGACGCTGGTCCGCGACGGTTCCGTCGCCACAATCACGATGACGTCAGCGGCGTTGACCACTCGGGTGAAGACCGATCTGGCCGACGCGGTCACCGAGGTCGGCCAGGATTCCAGTGTCCGCGCGGTCGTGCTGACCGGCAGCGGGAAGGCCTTCAGCGTCGGCCAGGACCTCAAGGAGCACGCGCAGGCGTTGCACGCGGACGCGGCCACAGCGCTCGACACTGTCAAGCAGCACTACAACCCGATCGTGCTCGGCCTGGTGTCCATGCCCAAGCCGGTCATCGCGTCCATCAACGGCCTGTGTGTCGGCGCCGGGTTGGGTTTCGCGCTCGCGTGCGACCTGCGGATCGCGTCGTCAGCCGCGAAGTTCGGGACGGCGTTCACGGCCATCGGCCTGTCCACCGACTCCGGCTTGTCCGTGACGCTGGCCAGGGCCGTCGGTGCCGCGCGCGCCAGCGAGCTGGTGCTGCGCGCGAACACGTTCTCCGCCGCGGACGCCCTGAACTGGGGAATCGTCGGGCAGCTGGCCGAACCGGACGACCTCGCGGCCGAGACCGCCGAGCTCGCGCGGAAGTTCGCCGACGGCCCGACCCTGGCCTACGCGGAGGCCAAAGCGGCCATGGCCGTTTCGCTGCGCCAGGCGCTGGAGATCGAGGCAGCCGGTCAGACGCGCCTCGGCGTCACGGTGGACCACCGCAACGCCGTGGACGCGTTCCTGGCCAAAGAGGTACCGAAGTTCGAAGGGCGTTAG